Below is a window of Methanomicrobiales archaeon DNA.
CTCGGCGTCGAGGCGATCTACCTCTTTAACGAGCCCGACGGCAATTACCCGAACCACCACCCGGACCCCACGGTCGAGGAGAGCCTGGACCCTCTCCGTGAGACGATCCAGGGCGAGAACTGCGATCTCGGGATCGCGATGGACGGCGATGCCGACCGGGTGGTCTTCCTGGACGACAGGGGGCAGGTGGTCCGCGGCGACCAGGCCCTCGCCATCTTCGCCCGCGACGCCCTGGCTGCAGGACCGAACGCGAAGATCCTCTTCGAGGTGAAGTGCTCCCGCCTCCTCCCGCAGGACATCGAGGCCCACGGCGGCATCCCCGTGATGGGGCGGACCGGCCACAGCTTCATCAAGCGCCGCATGAAGGAGGAGCCCGAGATCGCCGTCGCCGGGGAGATGAGCGGCCACTTCTTCTTCCGCGCGTTCCACAGCATCGACGACGCCTTCTATGCGAGCGCGAAGATGATCGAGATCCTCTCGCGGTCGGGGAGGAGACTCTCCGAGATCCTCGCCACCCTCCCGCGGTATTACTCCACCCCGGAGATCCGCATCGGGGTCCCGGAGGAGCGGAAGTTCGCCATCGTCGAGGAGGTAAAAGAGGAGTTCCGGCGGATGAAGGGAGAGGGGGCGGAGATCGGGATCGTGGATACCGACGGCGTGCGGGTGGAGTTCCCCGACGGCTGGGGGCTGGTGCGGGCGAGCAACACCTCGCCGTACCTGATCCTGCGGTTCGAGGCGGAGGACGAGAAGAGGCTCGAGGAGATCCGGGATTCTTTCATGGCTGCGGTGCAGAATAAACTCTGAATAGGGGACTCTTTCGAGATCCTCATCGGGAGCATGGCGACGGCGCTCCGGTGTTCCCCGGATACAGGTATCGCTGCCCCTTCGTGCGACAGAGAGGCTTTTCCCCGGTAATCATCGCACGATCCCCCTCTCCGGGGGAAGAACCGTCGACGGGGTATCCGGGGACAGGTGCAGAGATGCACCGCGGATCTTCCCGTGCCGAATACCTCTCGATTCCTTCCAGGAGAGATTGTTCGCCTTGAACGACCATGCTCCCGAATCGGATTCAGAAATTGCTCCGTTTCCCGATATCTCTTTTCGATTAACACATATACCCCGACATCGAAACATTATCCCTGATTTTACTCGATTCCCGTGATGGAGGATGGAAACGGTAGCCCACAAAGAAGCAAATCCCGGCAGGCATGCGATGCACGCTCGCAATAATCAGCCTACATTCCCGCATATACCCCATCCTCGCCGCGATTCCCCTGAACTACCCGCATTCGAGCACGCATCCTGGTTCAGAACTGCCTGTCTTGCACGCCAGAAGAAGAATCCGGGGGCACTCATGGGCTTTGATAAACCCGGGGAGGGCCACGGATGATCATCTCGGTGATCGGTGCCGGCTATGTAGGTCTGGTCACGGCGGCATGCTTCGCCGAGCTGGGGCATACCGTCCACGCAATCAACCGCACCCCCGAGAAGGCGGAGATGATCAACGCCGGTATCCCGCCCATCCACGAACACGGTCTCGAAGAACTGCTGAAACGGAACGCCGGCAGAAGGTTGCTGGCCGGTACGGATTACGGGCCTGTCTCCCGCTCCGACCTCATTTTCATCTGCGTGGGCACCCCTCCGGCCGAAGACGGCAGCGCCGACCTCTCCATGCTCAAGGCGGCGAGCCGCTCCATCGGGGATACGCTCGCAGGGAGCGGACGCTCCCACGTGGTGGCGGTGAAGAGCACGGTCCCGCCCGGAACGACGGATCGTGTCGTCAAACCGCTCGTCCTCGAGCATGCGGGGCAGAGCGATATCGGGTTTGCCATGAACCCGGAGTTCCTTCGGGAGGGCAGGGCGGTGCAGGACTTCCTGCACCCCGACCGCATCGTGATCGGCTGCGACGATTCGCGATCCTTCGACACTGTCGCTTCCAGCTACAGGGGCATCGATGCCCCCATCTTCCGCACGGGCATCGTCGCCGCCGAGATGATCAAGTACGCCTCGAACGCGTTTCTCGCCACCAAGATCTCCTTTTCCAACGAGATCGGGAATATCTGCAAGCGACTCGGGATCGATGTCTACGAGGTGATGAAGGGCGTCGCACTGGACCACCGCATCTCCCCGCACTTCTTCGATGCCGGGGCCGGCTTCGGCGGCTCCTGCTTCCCGAAGGACGTCTCCGCCCTCATCCACCTCGCAAGGGACCTCGGCGAGGACCCGGTGCTCCTGCGATCCGTGATGGACGTGAACGAGCGGCAGCCGCTGCGGATGGTCTCCCTCCTCGAGCAGCGGATTGGCGACCTTCGAGGAAAACGCATCGCGGTCCTCGGCCTCGCTTTCAAGGAGGACACCGACGACATCCGGGACTCGCGGGCGATCCCCGTCATCCGCGAGCTCCTCCGGAAGGGGGCCTCCATCGCCGCCTACGATCCCCTGGCGATCCCCGCCATGCAGGCCCTCTTCCCCCGGGTGGAGTATTGCACCACCGCGAGAGATGCCGTGAAGGGGGCGGATGGCTGCCTGGTGATGACCGGGTGGGCGGAGTTCCGCGATCTCGACGGTGCATTCGACCGCATGCGGAACCGTGTCATCATCGAGGGGCGGAGGATCCTTGCAAGGGAGGACAGAGAGGGCATATGCTGGTAGGGCACCACCCTGCACGGAGGGGGGCACCTCCCGAATGCACTCTACCGGATCCATCTCTTTCAGGCTTCCGCTTTACCGCGGTGGAGTGTGTCCATCTCCCGTTTCCGGACCGATACGGGAAAATGAGATCGTTAATATGAACATACGGAGAGAACGATAATTACCATGGCAATTGTCCCTCGCTCTGCGGGAGCCTGCACTCCAACCCGCAGGAAGCCCCATCCATGCAGCAGAGGGGAGGGGGCATGACCGTAAAACAGGGCATCATCCCGGCCGCCGGCTCGGGGACCCGTCTCGGTCCCTTCACGAACGCGATCCCGAAAGAGCTCCTCCCCGTCGGGGAGAAGGCCGTGATCGAGCACGTCGTGGAGGCGATGCAGATCGCCGGCATCGAGAATATTGCGATTGTGGTCAGCCCCCACAAGCACGGACTCTCCGATTACCTGGGTTCGGGAAGGCGCTTCGGGGTCCATTTCACCTACGTGGTGCAGGAGGAGCGCCTGGGGCTGGCCAATGCCGTCGCCGCTGCCGAGCACGTCATCGACGGCACCTTCGCGGTCGTCCTCGGCGACAACTTCTTTGCTCCGAAGACCTTCCTCGCCGACCTCATTGCCTACCACGCGGAGCACCGCCCCGACACTACCGTGGGCGTCGCCGTGGTGGAGGATGTCACCCGCCACGGGATCATCCGCCCCGACGGGGACCGCATCACCGGGATGGTCGAGAAACCCCGCCCCGAGGAGGCCCCGAGCAGCCTGGGGGCCCTCGGGGCCTATGTCTTCGAAACCAGCATCTTCGACGCCATCGCCCGCACCCGCCCCGGCCACAAGGGCGAGTACCAGCTCACCGACGCGATCCGACTCCAGGTCGACGGAGGGATGGACGTCCGCTACCGCGTCATCGACGGTATCCATATCGACGTCGGGACGCCGCACGATTTGATGCGGGCGAACGAGTGGTATTTGCGGGAGAATAGGCACATGGACGATACATCTTCAATTCAGACCGGGCACCAGCAGGAGAAAACGATCCGGGACAACCCCTGAAGGGCACGCAAGCATGAAACTCATCGTAACAATCCCCGCATACAACGAAGAGCACTCAATCGGCGACGTCATCAGGGAAATCCCCCGCACCATGGACGGGATCGACCGGGTCGAGGTGCTCGTCATCAACGACGGCTCGAC
It encodes the following:
- a CDS encoding sugar phosphate nucleotidyltransferase, whose translation is MTVKQGIIPAAGSGTRLGPFTNAIPKELLPVGEKAVIEHVVEAMQIAGIENIAIVVSPHKHGLSDYLGSGRRFGVHFTYVVQEERLGLANAVAAAEHVIDGTFAVVLGDNFFAPKTFLADLIAYHAEHRPDTTVGVAVVEDVTRHGIIRPDGDRITGMVEKPRPEEAPSSLGALGAYVFETSIFDAIARTRPGHKGEYQLTDAIRLQVDGGMDVRYRVIDGIHIDVGTPHDLMRANEWYLRENRHMDDTSSIQTGHQQEKTIRDNP
- a CDS encoding phosphomannomutase/phosphoglucomutase, with amino-acid sequence MNPAIFRAYDIRGVYGQDFAEREAEAIARAFATMLSPETVVIGGDNRFSTPPLREALARGLRASGVDVIDVGTVPTPLLNFAVIRFGADGGIMVTASHLEKEYNGFKLAMRQAIPLIDTEIQRLKRIVEEDGCAPPAERPGRFREEAVAELYRKDLIQKISIPDGTVGLKVAVDTGNGTGGPVIRSILDALGVEAIYLFNEPDGNYPNHHPDPTVEESLDPLRETIQGENCDLGIAMDGDADRVVFLDDRGQVVRGDQALAIFARDALAAGPNAKILFEVKCSRLLPQDIEAHGGIPVMGRTGHSFIKRRMKEEPEIAVAGEMSGHFFFRAFHSIDDAFYASAKMIEILSRSGRRLSEILATLPRYYSTPEIRIGVPEERKFAIVEEVKEEFRRMKGEGAEIGIVDTDGVRVEFPDGWGLVRASNTSPYLILRFEAEDEKRLEEIRDSFMAAVQNKL
- a CDS encoding UDP-glucose/GDP-mannose dehydrogenase family protein — its product is MIISVIGAGYVGLVTAACFAELGHTVHAINRTPEKAEMINAGIPPIHEHGLEELLKRNAGRRLLAGTDYGPVSRSDLIFICVGTPPAEDGSADLSMLKAASRSIGDTLAGSGRSHVVAVKSTVPPGTTDRVVKPLVLEHAGQSDIGFAMNPEFLREGRAVQDFLHPDRIVIGCDDSRSFDTVASSYRGIDAPIFRTGIVAAEMIKYASNAFLATKISFSNEIGNICKRLGIDVYEVMKGVALDHRISPHFFDAGAGFGGSCFPKDVSALIHLARDLGEDPVLLRSVMDVNERQPLRMVSLLEQRIGDLRGKRIAVLGLAFKEDTDDIRDSRAIPVIRELLRKGASIAAYDPLAIPAMQALFPRVEYCTTARDAVKGADGCLVMTGWAEFRDLDGAFDRMRNRVIIEGRRILAREDREGICW